A single genomic interval of Zobellia nedashkovskayae harbors:
- a CDS encoding imelysin family protein, with protein MKRFFAIFVMATMIWACSSDNTGDSTPEEIVDPEPQEVSFERGSMLINWADNIIIPSYEAFSSEMSGLQTAFDTFKGDASEVNLVAFRASWLSAYKMWQRVSMFEIGPAETVGLRLNMNIYPTDGTKIDGFITTGSYDLALASNRDAKGFPALDYLINGQGDTDEDIVAKYNGAEKESLMAYIGDVIADMESLTSGVIAEWNSGYRDTFVENDGASSTASVDRFINDYVFYYEKFLRAGKMGIPVGAFSENVLPKNVEAYYKADVSNELFLEGFEAVQDFFNGVHYGKSTSGESLASYLDALNTIKDGDDLTKLINDQFDLAKTKVGALAPFREEIENNVPPTNMLLAYDEVQRIVPMLKVDMVSAMSVSIDFVDADGD; from the coding sequence ATGAAAAGGTTTTTTGCCATTTTTGTTATGGCCACAATGATTTGGGCTTGTAGTTCCGATAATACCGGAGATAGCACTCCTGAAGAGATAGTAGATCCAGAGCCGCAAGAGGTAAGTTTTGAGCGTGGCTCAATGCTCATTAATTGGGCAGATAATATTATCATACCTTCTTATGAAGCATTTTCTAGTGAAATGTCTGGTTTACAAACTGCATTTGATACCTTTAAAGGAGATGCTAGTGAAGTTAACCTTGTCGCATTTAGAGCGTCCTGGTTATCCGCTTATAAAATGTGGCAACGTGTTTCTATGTTTGAAATAGGCCCTGCGGAAACGGTTGGCTTACGCTTAAATATGAATATTTATCCTACCGATGGAACTAAAATAGATGGTTTTATAACCACGGGAAGTTATGACCTTGCTCTTGCTTCTAATAGAGATGCAAAAGGTTTCCCTGCTTTAGATTATTTAATTAATGGACAGGGAGATACGGACGAAGACATTGTTGCAAAATATAATGGAGCTGAAAAAGAAAGTTTAATGGCATATATAGGTGATGTTATTGCCGATATGGAAAGCCTAACATCAGGCGTGATTGCTGAATGGAATTCAGGGTATAGAGATACTTTTGTAGAAAATGATGGTGCATCTTCAACGGCATCTGTAGATCGTTTTATAAATGACTATGTTTTTTACTATGAGAAGTTTTTAAGAGCTGGTAAAATGGGAATCCCTGTAGGTGCCTTTTCTGAAAACGTACTTCCTAAAAATGTAGAAGCTTATTACAAGGCAGATGTTTCTAACGAACTTTTCTTGGAAGGTTTTGAAGCTGTACAAGATTTTTTTAATGGTGTACACTACGGCAAGAGTACCTCAGGAGAAAGCTTAGCATCTTATTTAGATGCATTGAATACTATTAAGGATGGTGATGATTTGACAAAATTGATTAATGATCAATTTGATTTAGCTAAAACTAAAGTTGGAGCATTGGCACCTTTCCGAGAAGAGATTGAAAATAATGTGCCGCCAACTAATATGCTATTGGCGTATGATGAAGTACAACGCATTGTTCCAATGTTAAAAGTAGATATGGTTTCTGCCATGAGCGTAAGTATTGATTTTGTTGATGCAGATGGCGACTAG
- a CDS encoding TonB-dependent receptor, with protein sequence MKKQYFLCYALFLSVIGIASAQISGTVLDEDGGPLPGASVVIKGTTTGSTTDFDGLFSINAEVGDKLVVSYIGYEKKEVIAEAGGMSIQLSSGVALSEVIIIGSRNPNRTATESMVPVDVISMKELNSVAPQVNLNQILNYVAPSFTSNTQTISDGTDHVDPASLRGLGPDQVLVLINGKRRHTSSLINVNGTFGRGSVGTDLNAIPAAAIQRIEVLRDGAAAQYGSDAIAGVINIVLNRSVNELNMSVTTGANFSKNANDQTGGVDGATTNIAASYGVPLGENGGLLNLSGDFDVRQPYGRMNEWEGDVFNQYNVIERLANGDGYDLTNLLDDDVTDVIQYANQAGIDLNGATTKAELQPILSADATEAELAARGQQRSDYNMRVGQSALRGGRIFANFSLPLDDNGTEVYSFAGISSRTGNSAGFYRLPNQSRTFTPAYMNGFLPEINSTIQDKSLSVGIKGKINEWDVDLSNTYGKNSFLYTIGNTFNASLQNASPTIFDAGGFSFAQNTANLDVTRFFEDAMSGLNVAFGAEYRVENYDIVQGEEASYSQYTADGQRITLASQQASQDFFGNGRPGGSQVFPGFSPNNELSRGRSSVAGYVDLEADFSEKFVASFATRFENYSDFGSTINFKLAARYKINDNINLRAAANTGFRAPSLHQINFNSTSTIFDQNGDPQEVGTFANDSRAAKLLGIPELKEETSSSVSVGFTAKIPDANLTLTVDGYYVEINDRVVYTGQFEGPGTGTELDNLLSQANATAASFFANAINTESRGLDIVLTHTANLSDNWRLKSDLAGTLSKTNQIGDINSSEVLEDAGLVDTYFPEDSRVYLEEAVPRTKLNLSNSLTSDKWVMFLRNVYFGEVTEATTVIANQQDFGSKIVTDLSIGYKATDALTLTLGANNLLDIYPDRAEEQFGNRSSGRFDWSRRAQQFGIGGRFLFARVSFTLK encoded by the coding sequence ATGAAAAAACAGTATTTTTTATGCTATGCACTCTTCCTGAGTGTTATAGGTATTGCCAGTGCTCAAATATCGGGTACGGTATTAGATGAAGACGGTGGCCCTCTACCCGGCGCTTCAGTGGTAATTAAGGGAACAACCACTGGTTCCACTACAGATTTTGACGGTTTATTTTCAATAAATGCTGAGGTTGGAGACAAGCTTGTTGTCTCTTATATTGGTTATGAAAAGAAGGAAGTTATTGCTGAAGCTGGCGGAATGAGTATACAGCTCTCTTCCGGCGTAGCTTTGTCAGAAGTTATTATTATAGGTTCACGTAACCCTAATAGAACAGCTACTGAGAGCATGGTTCCAGTAGATGTGATAAGTATGAAAGAACTGAACAGTGTAGCCCCGCAGGTAAACTTAAATCAGATTTTGAATTACGTGGCACCTTCTTTTACTTCTAACACCCAGACTATTTCAGATGGTACGGACCACGTTGATCCAGCTTCTTTAAGAGGATTAGGTCCTGATCAGGTATTAGTACTGATTAATGGAAAAAGAAGACATACATCTTCTTTGATCAATGTAAACGGAACTTTTGGACGTGGTAGTGTTGGTACCGATTTAAATGCCATACCAGCAGCGGCTATTCAGCGTATTGAAGTTTTAAGAGATGGTGCAGCTGCCCAATATGGTTCTGATGCCATAGCAGGGGTTATCAACATTGTCTTGAACAGAAGTGTTAATGAACTAAATATGTCAGTTACGACAGGGGCCAATTTTTCTAAGAACGCTAATGATCAAACAGGTGGTGTAGATGGAGCAACAACTAACATTGCTGCTAGTTACGGAGTTCCGTTAGGAGAAAATGGAGGTTTGTTAAATCTTTCTGGTGATTTTGATGTTCGTCAGCCTTATGGCAGAATGAACGAGTGGGAAGGTGATGTTTTTAATCAATATAATGTAATTGAAAGACTTGCTAATGGTGATGGTTATGATTTAACTAATTTGTTAGATGATGATGTAACGGATGTTATTCAATATGCAAATCAAGCAGGAATAGATTTGAATGGAGCTACTACCAAAGCGGAGCTTCAGCCAATTTTATCTGCTGATGCTACGGAAGCGGAACTCGCCGCAAGAGGACAACAACGAAGCGATTACAACATGAGAGTTGGTCAGTCGGCCTTACGTGGTGGACGGATTTTTGCTAACTTTTCCTTGCCCTTAGATGATAACGGAACGGAAGTGTACTCTTTTGCGGGTATCAGTTCTAGAACTGGTAATTCAGCAGGTTTTTATCGTTTGCCTAATCAAAGCAGAACGTTTACACCGGCGTATATGAACGGATTTTTACCTGAAATTAATTCAACTATTCAAGATAAGTCTTTATCTGTTGGTATTAAAGGAAAGATCAATGAGTGGGATGTTGACTTAAGTAACACCTACGGAAAAAACTCTTTTCTGTATACCATTGGAAACACATTTAACGCTTCTTTACAAAATGCATCACCTACGATTTTTGATGCAGGTGGATTTTCTTTTGCGCAGAATACGGCTAATTTAGACGTAACTCGCTTTTTTGAAGATGCTATGTCTGGTTTAAATGTAGCTTTTGGTGCGGAATATCGCGTTGAAAACTATGATATTGTTCAAGGAGAAGAGGCTTCGTATTCACAATATACTGCAGATGGGCAACGTATAACATTAGCGTCGCAACAAGCATCACAAGATTTCTTTGGAAATGGAAGACCAGGTGGGTCACAAGTTTTCCCAGGATTTAGTCCTAATAATGAATTATCTCGCGGCCGTAGTAGTGTTGCTGGTTATGTTGATTTAGAAGCAGATTTTTCAGAAAAGTTCGTAGCTAGCTTTGCTACACGTTTTGAGAATTATAGCGATTTTGGTTCAACAATCAATTTTAAATTAGCTGCTCGTTATAAAATCAATGATAATATAAACCTTAGAGCTGCGGCCAATACAGGTTTTAGAGCACCTTCTTTACATCAGATAAACTTTAACTCTACATCTACTATTTTTGATCAAAATGGTGATCCACAAGAAGTGGGTACTTTTGCCAATGATAGTAGAGCTGCTAAGCTTTTGGGTATTCCGGAATTGAAGGAAGAAACTTCAAGTAGTGTTAGTGTTGGATTTACAGCCAAAATTCCAGATGCAAACCTGACCTTAACTGTAGATGGTTATTATGTAGAAATTAATGATAGAGTAGTGTATACAGGTCAATTTGAAGGACCGGGTACAGGAACTGAATTGGATAATTTGTTAAGTCAGGCCAATGCTACCGCTGCTTCTTTCTTTGCCAATGCAATTAACACCGAGTCTCGTGGATTGGATATTGTGCTTACACATACAGCAAACTTAAGTGATAACTGGAGATTGAAATCTGATTTAGCAGGTACGTTATCTAAAACGAATCAAATAGGTGATATTAATTCATCAGAAGTATTAGAAGATGCAGGTCTTGTAGATACTTATTTTCCAGAAGATAGTAGAGTGTATTTAGAAGAGGCCGTACCACGTACGAAACTTAATCTTTCAAATAGTCTTACGTCCGATAAATGGGTTATGTTCTTAAGAAACGTATATTTTGGTGAGGTTACTGAAGCTACTACCGTTATAGCCAACCAACAAGATTTTGGTTCTAAGATAGTAACAGACCTTTCTATTGGGTATAAGGCAACGGATGCTTTAACACTTACATTAGGAGCTAACAATTTATTGGATATCTACCCAGACAGAGCAGAAGAGCAGTTTGGAAATAGAAGTTCAGGTCGTTTTGATTGGTCTCGTAGAGCACAACAATTTGGTATTGGTGGTCGATTCTTATTCGCAAGAGTGAGTTTCACACTTAAGTAA
- the pepT gene encoding peptidase T, translated as MQNIIDRFLKYIKIDTQSDPNSETTPSTEKQWHLADLLVEELLEIGMEEVSIDNKAYITATLPSNIKTDVPTIGFISHFDTSPDFSGTNVNPQIIEDYDGKDIVLNAQENIVLSPDYFEDLLQYKGQTLITTDGTTLLGADDKAGITEIVTAMEYLINHPEIKHGKIRVGFTPDEEIGRGAHHFDVEKFGADWAYTMDGSQIGELEYENFNAASAKVVIKGRSVHPGYAKNKMVNAISIASEFLEILPPEETPQNTSGREGFFHVHHIKGEIEHAEFELIVRDHDKTFFENRKQLLRDITDRLNDIHGNCISIEIKDQYFNMREKVEPVFHIVELAKEAMEAMRITPIIKPIRGGTDGSQLSYMGLPCPNIFAGGHNFHGKYEYVPVESMIKATEVIIKICELEAKKAV; from the coding sequence ATGCAAAATATTATTGATCGCTTTTTAAAGTATATTAAAATTGATACCCAAAGCGACCCAAATTCCGAAACTACCCCTAGTACAGAAAAACAATGGCATTTAGCAGATTTGCTTGTTGAGGAATTATTGGAAATAGGAATGGAAGAAGTCTCCATTGATAATAAGGCATACATTACGGCTACATTACCCAGTAATATTAAAACAGATGTTCCTACTATTGGTTTTATCTCTCATTTTGATACTTCACCAGATTTCTCAGGAACAAATGTTAACCCTCAAATAATTGAGGATTATGATGGAAAGGATATTGTTCTTAATGCACAGGAGAACATAGTACTTTCCCCAGATTATTTTGAAGATTTGTTACAATACAAAGGACAAACCTTAATTACAACAGACGGAACAACATTACTTGGTGCTGATGACAAAGCAGGTATTACGGAAATTGTTACGGCAATGGAATACCTTATAAACCACCCAGAAATAAAACACGGTAAGATTAGGGTGGGTTTTACTCCCGATGAGGAAATAGGTCGTGGGGCACATCATTTTGATGTTGAGAAATTTGGAGCAGATTGGGCCTACACTATGGATGGAAGCCAAATTGGCGAACTAGAATACGAGAACTTTAATGCTGCCAGTGCCAAAGTGGTCATTAAAGGTAGAAGCGTACACCCTGGTTACGCCAAAAATAAAATGGTGAATGCTATAAGCATAGCCAGCGAATTTTTAGAAATCTTACCACCTGAAGAAACGCCTCAGAACACATCTGGTAGAGAAGGCTTTTTTCACGTGCATCATATAAAAGGAGAAATAGAACATGCCGAATTTGAGCTAATTGTTCGTGATCATGACAAAACCTTTTTTGAAAATCGAAAACAATTGCTTCGTGATATTACCGATAGACTTAACGATATTCATGGCAATTGCATAAGCATAGAAATAAAGGATCAGTATTTTAATATGCGTGAAAAGGTTGAACCTGTCTTTCATATTGTAGAACTTGCAAAGGAAGCCATGGAAGCCATGCGTATTACGCCTATTATAAAACCCATACGTGGAGGAACGGATGGCTCACAACTAAGTTATATGGGGCTACCTTGCCCTAACATCTTTGCTGGTGGACATAATTTTCATGGAAAATATGAGTACGTCCCGGTAGAAAGCATGATAAAAGCCACAGAGGTTATTATTAAAATTTGTGAGTTAGAAGCTAAAAAGGCGGTATAA
- a CDS encoding LysE family translocator produces MLATMALSISPGPDNIYVLMQSLVNGKKYGLATTAGLISGCLVHTSLLAFGVSIIIKESETLFFGIKVLGAIYLFYLAFKVFKSSGSLDLTEGAVPKKGLWQLFKQGFIMNVLNPKVTIFFLAFFPGFLFSEEISTMVQFYVLGLLFMFISFIVFSLIAILSGSISVYFKENSAAGIYLKWLQIIVFVGIAVYILVSDN; encoded by the coding sequence ATGTTGGCCACCATGGCTTTGTCCATTTCGCCGGGTCCGGACAACATTTATGTGTTGATGCAGAGTCTTGTAAATGGTAAGAAATATGGATTAGCAACTACAGCCGGTCTTATTTCTGGTTGTTTGGTGCATACCAGTTTATTGGCTTTTGGGGTGTCTATTATCATAAAAGAGAGCGAAACCCTCTTTTTTGGAATTAAAGTTTTGGGAGCTATTTACCTCTTTTATCTCGCCTTTAAGGTTTTTAAAAGCAGTGGTTCTTTAGATTTAACAGAAGGGGCCGTACCTAAGAAAGGACTATGGCAATTGTTTAAGCAAGGTTTTATAATGAACGTGCTAAACCCAAAAGTGACCATATTCTTTCTAGCATTCTTTCCTGGTTTCCTTTTTAGCGAAGAGATTAGTACCATGGTGCAGTTTTATGTTCTTGGACTGCTGTTTATGTTTATATCCTTTATTGTTTTTAGTTTAATAGCTATTCTATCAGGGAGTATTTCCGTGTATTTTAAAGAAAATTCTGCAGCCGGTATTTATTTAAAGTGGCTGCAAATCATTGTGTTTGTTGGTATTGCAGTCTATATTCTAGTATCAGATAATTAA
- a CDS encoding Dabb family protein: MKQSHITFTLSLVLVALLLVAFEIRSETKPISETFMQKDSLLRHVVLFKFKPETSKEDIKKVEEAFTALPSKIPQIVSYEWGLNNSPEGLNEGFTHCFFLTFESEEDRAIYLPHPDHKAFGEVLTPHLGGVLVVDYWAK; the protein is encoded by the coding sequence ATGAAACAAAGTCACATTACATTCACTTTGAGTTTAGTTTTGGTAGCGCTGCTTTTAGTAGCCTTTGAAATCAGAAGTGAAACCAAACCAATATCAGAAACCTTCATGCAGAAAGACAGCCTGTTACGTCATGTAGTGTTATTTAAGTTCAAACCAGAAACTTCCAAAGAAGATATCAAAAAAGTTGAAGAGGCATTTACTGCACTTCCCTCAAAAATCCCGCAAATCGTTAGTTATGAATGGGGACTGAACAACAGCCCTGAAGGTTTAAACGAAGGTTTCACCCATTGTTTTTTCCTGACTTTTGAAAGTGAGGAAGACCGCGCTATTTACTTACCTCATCCAGACCACAAAGCGTTTGGTGAAGTTTTGACTCCACATCTAGGTGGTGTACTTGTTGTGGACTATTGGGCTAAATAA
- a CDS encoding DUF4856 domain-containing protein, whose protein sequence is MKRVLFTLAISSVVFLTSCSSDDDATGTEMEETIVIDNPASYTFDRNGETTVSYGGQTTRILMAQELLGAFTTNTNTAETLKAMYAHEEGAADFEDADLNASDKSLRSKTAASVDYFSTNATDQALIRADFESWIDGQVNNVFTNWNVTAEAGTAGQLADGERTRYVNAQGLEYNQMFAKGLLGALMTDQVLNNYLSTAVLDEGSSREDNDAETVLEGESYTNMEHKWDEAYGYVYGLNADASDPNADLGADSFLNEYIGKLEEDADFAGIADEIFQAFKLGRAAIVAGDYDVRDAQAEIIREKISQVIAVRGIFYMQNAKTTLAEEVPNYAGAFHALSEAYGFIYSLRFTRKPGTDAAYFTKAESDELLEELMGDGVNGLWDVEAETIDEISEDIAERFNFTVAQAGE, encoded by the coding sequence ATGAAAAGAGTCCTTTTTACATTAGCCATTAGTTCGGTAGTTTTTTTAACATCATGTAGTTCAGATGATGACGCAACGGGAACAGAGATGGAGGAAACTATTGTAATCGATAACCCTGCTAGTTATACTTTTGATAGAAATGGAGAGACTACTGTGAGTTACGGAGGTCAAACCACTCGTATTTTAATGGCACAAGAACTTTTAGGTGCTTTTACTACCAATACGAATACAGCAGAGACTTTAAAAGCAATGTATGCTCATGAAGAAGGTGCTGCAGATTTTGAAGATGCAGATTTAAATGCTTCGGATAAAAGTCTTCGTAGTAAAACTGCTGCTTCCGTAGATTACTTTTCTACAAATGCCACGGATCAAGCACTAATTCGTGCTGATTTTGAATCATGGATAGATGGTCAGGTAAATAATGTTTTTACAAATTGGAATGTTACTGCAGAGGCTGGTACAGCTGGGCAATTAGCAGACGGTGAACGTACACGTTACGTAAATGCGCAAGGTCTTGAATACAACCAAATGTTCGCAAAAGGTTTGTTGGGGGCTTTAATGACGGATCAAGTATTAAACAATTATTTAAGTACCGCGGTTTTGGACGAAGGTTCTAGTCGTGAAGATAATGATGCAGAAACGGTACTAGAAGGTGAATCGTACACGAATATGGAGCATAAGTGGGATGAAGCTTATGGATATGTTTACGGACTTAATGCAGATGCTTCTGATCCAAATGCAGATTTAGGTGCCGATAGTTTCTTAAACGAGTACATAGGGAAACTTGAAGAAGATGCCGATTTTGCTGGAATTGCCGATGAAATTTTCCAAGCGTTTAAGTTAGGTCGTGCTGCCATTGTAGCTGGAGATTATGATGTTCGTGATGCTCAAGCTGAGATTATTCGTGAGAAGATATCGCAAGTTATTGCCGTAAGAGGTATTTTTTATATGCAAAACGCAAAAACTACCTTAGCGGAAGAAGTTCCTAATTATGCAGGTGCTTTTCATGCACTATCGGAAGCTTATGGTTTTATCTATAGTTTACGTTTTACACGCAAACCGGGTACGGACGCTGCCTATTTTACAAAAGCGGAATCTGATGAGCTTTTAGAAGAATTAATGGGAGACGGTGTTAATGGCTTATGGGATGTTGAAGCAGAAACTATTGATGAGATTTCTGAAGATATTGCAGAACGATTCAATTTTACCGTTGCGCAAGCAGGTGAATAA
- a CDS encoding quinone-dependent dihydroorotate dehydrogenase, with amino-acid sequence MYKSILQPLLFSLDAEKAHHVTFSLVRFLCKIGFSGLFKAIYNIEDPRLEKEVFGIKFKNPVGLAAGFDKDAKLYNELSNFGFGFIEIGTLTPKPQAGNPKKRLFRLKPDQAIVNRMGFNNMGVEDAVERLKKQHKVLIGGNIGKNKVTPNEDAVSDYLICFNALFDHVDYFVVNVSSPNTPGLRELQDKEPLTALLLELKKENTNLALQKQKKEKPILLKIAPDLTDDQLLDIITIVADTKIDGVIATNTTIERKNLKSEVSLTKEMGGLSGKPLTKRSTEVIRFLAEKSNKAFPIIGVGGIHSEEDALEKLDAGADLVQLYTGFIYEGPGLIKRINKAILKK; translated from the coding sequence ATGTATAAGTCTATTCTTCAGCCCTTACTTTTTTCGCTTGATGCGGAAAAAGCTCACCATGTAACCTTTTCATTAGTTCGTTTTCTTTGTAAAATCGGTTTTTCCGGTTTGTTCAAGGCTATATATAACATAGAAGACCCGCGGTTGGAAAAGGAAGTTTTTGGTATTAAATTCAAAAACCCGGTAGGCTTAGCAGCTGGTTTTGATAAAGACGCTAAACTCTATAATGAATTATCCAACTTTGGTTTTGGTTTTATAGAAATAGGGACGCTTACACCTAAGCCACAGGCAGGAAACCCTAAGAAGCGATTATTTAGGTTGAAACCTGATCAGGCTATTGTGAATCGTATGGGCTTCAATAATATGGGCGTAGAGGATGCAGTAGAACGTTTAAAGAAACAGCATAAAGTGCTTATTGGAGGTAACATAGGCAAGAATAAAGTTACGCCTAACGAAGATGCTGTTTCGGATTACCTAATCTGTTTTAATGCACTTTTTGATCATGTAGATTACTTTGTGGTCAACGTAAGTTCTCCAAATACTCCGGGACTCCGGGAGCTTCAAGACAAAGAACCTTTGACAGCTCTTTTGTTGGAACTGAAAAAAGAAAATACAAATTTGGCTTTGCAGAAACAAAAGAAGGAAAAACCTATTCTATTGAAAATTGCACCAGACCTTACGGATGACCAGTTGTTGGATATCATTACTATTGTTGCCGATACAAAAATTGATGGGGTTATAGCTACTAATACAACCATTGAAAGAAAAAACTTAAAATCAGAAGTATCGCTTACGAAGGAAATGGGCGGACTAAGCGGAAAACCATTGACTAAAAGAAGTACGGAAGTAATCCGATTCTTGGCAGAAAAGAGCAACAAAGCTTTTCCAATAATTGGAGTGGGCGGAATACATTCTGAAGAAGACGCTCTAGAGAAGCTAGACGCAGGGGCAGACCTTGTTCAATTATATACTGGTTTTATATATGAAGGGCCAGGTTTGATAAAACGGATTAATAAGGCTATTTTGAAAAAGTAA
- a CDS encoding YdeI/OmpD-associated family protein codes for MDTSEKTEAYYAEEHPFKTGIALLRDLALKTDVVETYKWNFPTYTINKKNVLAICKFKNHFGIWFFNGVFLSDPENILENAQKGKTQAMRHWKFYSEKDVDLLNVSAYINEAIENQKKGVELIRVPKKKTTSVVVPIELKDAFNIHPKAKSAFRKLTPYKQKEYTEYIASAKREKTKVNRLEKILPMIIDGKGLNDMYR; via the coding sequence ATGGATACATCTGAAAAAACAGAAGCTTATTACGCAGAAGAGCATCCTTTTAAAACGGGTATTGCTTTGCTGCGCGATTTAGCATTGAAAACAGATGTGGTAGAAACATACAAATGGAACTTTCCAACGTACACTATTAATAAGAAGAACGTTCTAGCTATTTGTAAATTCAAGAATCATTTTGGTATCTGGTTCTTTAACGGGGTCTTTCTAAGCGATCCAGAAAATATCCTCGAAAATGCACAAAAAGGAAAAACCCAAGCCATGCGTCATTGGAAGTTTTATTCTGAAAAAGATGTAGACCTTTTAAATGTTTCTGCATACATCAATGAAGCTATCGAAAATCAAAAAAAGGGAGTTGAGTTAATTAGAGTTCCAAAAAAGAAAACAACAAGCGTTGTGGTTCCCATTGAATTGAAAGACGCTTTTAACATTCACCCGAAAGCAAAAAGTGCTTTCAGAAAATTAACTCCTTACAAGCAAAAAGAATACACGGAATACATTGCGAGCGCAAAACGTGAGAAGACAAAAGTAAATAGGCTTGAAAAGATTTTACCGATGATTATTGACGGCAAAGGCCTAAATGATATGTACCGCTAG
- a CDS encoding hydroxymethylglutaryl-CoA lyase — protein MKEKVKVIECPRDAMQGIKPFIPTNEKVKYIQALLGCGFDTIDFGSFVSPKAIPQMVDTAEVLSKLDLSKTNSKLLSIVANVRGAQDASEHPEIQYLGYPFSISENFQMRNTHKTIGQSVETLQEILNIADASGKEVVTYISMGFGNPYGDPWDVDIVGEWTEKLSGMGAKILSLSDTVGSSTPEVIEYLFSQLIPRYPDIEFGAHLHTTPTKWHEKVDAAYKAGCRRFDGAVQGFGGCPMAKDELTGNMPTEKMLSYFTAEKADTGVNWMVFEAAYNKATELFSKYH, from the coding sequence ATGAAGGAAAAGGTTAAGGTTATTGAATGTCCTAGAGATGCCATGCAAGGCATCAAACCTTTCATACCTACCAATGAAAAGGTAAAATACATTCAAGCTTTATTGGGTTGTGGCTTTGATACCATAGATTTTGGTAGTTTCGTTTCTCCAAAGGCTATTCCGCAGATGGTAGATACCGCTGAGGTACTATCAAAATTGGACCTTTCTAAAACAAATAGCAAACTGCTAAGTATTGTGGCTAATGTTAGGGGCGCACAAGATGCATCCGAGCATCCTGAGATTCAATATTTAGGATACCCTTTTTCAATTTCTGAGAATTTTCAGATGCGGAATACGCACAAGACTATAGGTCAATCTGTAGAAACCCTTCAGGAAATACTTAACATTGCCGATGCTTCCGGGAAAGAGGTGGTGACCTATATATCTATGGGTTTTGGAAATCCGTATGGTGACCCATGGGATGTTGACATAGTAGGTGAATGGACAGAAAAATTAAGTGGAATGGGAGCTAAAATTCTCTCGCTCTCTGATACGGTAGGGTCATCAACACCAGAAGTAATTGAATACCTCTTTTCGCAATTAATTCCAAGATATCCAGATATTGAATTTGGAGCACATTTGCATACAACACCTACCAAATGGCATGAAAAGGTAGATGCTGCTTACAAAGCCGGTTGTCGTAGGTTTGATGGAGCCGTTCAAGGATTTGGAGGTTGCCCAATGGCAAAAGACGAATTAACCGGTAACATGCCTACCGAGAAAATGCTCTCTTATTTTACTGCTGAAAAAGCGGATACCGGTGTTAATTGGATGGTTTTTGAAGCTGCTTACAACAAGGCTACTGAGCTATTTTCCAAGTACCATTAA